GGTTGTCGTCGGCTCCGGTCGAGTCCTCCGCAGGCGTCCGTGAGTCGTTCATCAGGTTCAGTCGTCACCCGGATGGTACGCGCCCGAGCGATGCTCGATGTCGTAGATCACCATGACCCCTCGATTGCGATCCGCAGCGGCACCCAACCGATAGTCACCGATGCGGATCTTACCGTGCGGGACGCCTGAGAGCGGTTCGATATATTCGGGTGGATCCCGCCACTCGTCGGTCACGATGTCGTCGAGCTTCGAGACGAGACGCTGTTGTATCTGCGTGTCGAGCCCCTCGAACGCCCGCGCAGCGGGCGGCCGGAACTCCCACGTCCAGTCGTCACGCCTCGTCATCGATCATCTCGAGGACCTCGGCGCGAGAGATGGCCTCGCTCTCGCTCTTCCGCATCGAGTACTCCTCGGCCGCGATGCTCGCCAGCATACTGCGAGATGCGCCGGGGTGGTCCGTCGCGTCTCGGATCGCATGCCGAAGGAACTCGCTCCGCGACGTGTATCCCTCCTCCTTCCAGACTGCGTCGATTTCCGCCAGCTGGCGCTCGGTAACGCGGACGTTGATCGTCGTTGTTTCAGGGTCGTCGACGCCAGCGTCGTTTGTACCCGTCTCAGCCATACATCTGTGTTACGCCCGTGGTTATATAAATTCATACGCCAGCGGAGACCCGAAGTGTTCTTAACCCTGAGTCGTTCGACCGAAGCTCGAATCGGTCGCGGTAAAGGGTGGTCCATGTCGACTACGAATCGAGTTCGACCGCCCCCATTCAGATGCCCTTATGTGTCCCCCGAACCTACCAACGAGCATGGACGACCACTCACACGAGCCCGACCCGGACGAACGCGTGACCTCTCCAATGCAGGGATTCGGCAGCCGCGAGGTCGGCATCGGCGCGGCCGTCACCCTCGTCGGCCTGCTCGTCGCGTACGTCATCCCGTTCCTGTTCACGTTCTGAACCGTCGGTACCGATACCCTGACTTCACGAATAGCCGCTCAGCGAGCGGCGCCGCTGTCGGTCGAAACACTACGAACCCGAGCGGTAGTAGTACAGAGTCGGGACCAGTCAGTCGCTCTCGTCGCGTTCGTCCGACGCTCGGAGTTCCGCGTCCGCGAACGCTCGGATCCGCTTTCGCTCGGCGGCCGACACGCCGACGGCGCGCGCGCTGTCGACTTGGCCGTTCACCACCGCGTTCTGCTGTGGCCCCCACACCGCCGCCGGCGTGTCCCGGACGTACTCGGCCCAGCGGACTACCTGCTCGTAGCGCGGCGCCCGCGCCGCGTCGTCTGCGGCGGTCGGATCCGAGTTAGAGGGACTTGAGTCGTTCATACCGGTCTTCGACGTCGAGTCGTTCGACCCACGATTCGAGCCGGGCGCTAGAAAGGCTTTCTCCGAAGACGGTGTAGAGGTGTGCGGCGTCCTCGAGGTCCGTCCGCCCGCCGAGCGAGAGTTTGTACGCTATCTGGAGCTCCAACGGACCGATCGGCACCGTCTCGTCGCCGACGTGTGCGCCGATGGCGTTCCGGAGCGACGCCTCGTCGAACTCGTCGCTCGGAAATTTCACTTCGACGTGCGGAGCCATCTCACCGTCCGGTGCGACCCAGATGTTCGTCCCGTTAGCGAGGTTGTCGTACGTCTCCGAGAGCGGCATCCCCGGCCCCCAGTAGCCCGCCGCCTCGAGTTCGGTGACGAGGTCGTCGATCCGATCGGCCGAGCACCGCTCGATGAACACGTCGATGTCCTCCGTCGACCGCGATCGCCCGGCGAGGATCGCGACGTAGCCGGCCACGAAGACGTGGTCGATCTCGAGTCGAGAGAGGATCGCAGAGAACTCGGCCGCAAGCTCGTCGAGGCGGTTCGGCGCGCGGTCGACGACGAGCCCGCGATCGGTGAGTTCGATGCCGCCCATAGCGGACCGTCGCCACGAGACCGGATAAATCCCTCCCGTCAGCGCGGGTACCACGCGAGCGGGTGGTCGGCGGTGAGCTCCAGGCTCACAGGCTCGTCGAGGTCGAACTCCTCCACGTGGTTGTGGAGACAGTGGACCACGTCGCCGGAGTCGAGTTCGACCCGGTAGACGAACGAGGGGCCGACGTACTGCCGCGAGACGATGACGCCGTCGGCCAACTCGGGGCTCGCGGGCGTCGCCCGGAGGTCGTCGGGGCGCACCAAGACGTCGACGGGCGCGCCGTCGTAGACGGTGTCGTACCCCTCCAGCGTGACGGCGTCGAACCGACCGATGCCGGTCTCGACTTTCCCGTTGCGGAGCTCCCCTTCGAGGAACGACGCGCGCCCGAGGAAGGAGGCGACGAACTTCGATTCGGGGCGCTCGAAGACGGCCTCGGGGCGCCCGACCTGCTCGATCTGGCCGTCGTTCATCACGGCGACGCGGTCGGAGATGGAGAGCGCCTCCTCTTGGTCGTGGGTGACGCTCACGGCGGTGACGCCGGCCGCCTTCAGGATGCGCCGGACCTCCTCGCGCATCTCGACGCGGAGCCGCACGTCGAGGTTCGAGAACGGCTCGTCTAAGAGGAGCACGTCGGGCTCGGGCGCGAGCGACCGGGCGAGCGCGACGCGCTGTTTCTGCCCGCCGGAGAGCTGGTCCGGGGTCTTCTCGCCGTGTTCGGGGAGGCTCACGAGGTCGAGCAGTTCGTCGACGCGGGCCGAGACGGCCGCCTCGTCGGCGTCCGAGAGCCCGAACGCGATGTTCTCTCTGACGGTGAGATGCGGGAACAGCGCGAAGTTCTGGAAGACGATCCCCACGTCGCGCTGCTCGGGCGGGACGAACACGCCGTCACCGGAGACGGTCTCGTCGCCGAGGGTGATCTCGCCCTCGGTCGGCTCCTCTAACCCGGCGATGGTCCGGAGCGTCGTCGTCTTCCCGCAGCCCGAGGGGCCGAGGAACGTGAGCAGTTCTCCCGGCTTCACGTCGAGCGAGACGCCCTCGACGGCGGTCTCGGGACCGAACGCCTTGGTCACGTTCGAAAGCGACAGCACGGAGTCGGCCGACGTGCCGGTCGCGTCTACGTGCGGTCCGTCACCGTCTCGGGGCGACTCCGTCCGTTCGAGTGATTGCGTGTGAGCCATCGGTGTGTCGGGCGCCGAAGTGACCGGCGTCCCGTTGCTGCAATCTCTTATTTTAGGAAAACCTAAAAACATATCGCTCGATCCCTCGCGGCGAGAGGGCGCGGCCGCGCCGTGTCGGGTCGGGTCGGGTCCGTGAACGCTTGTCGTCGCCGGCCGTGACCCGCCTTAGGCGAGTTCGCGCTCGATGACGCCGCGACGCTCGCGGATCGCGTCGGCGTCTATCGCGACCGTCTCGTCGCCGACCGAAAGCGAGAGCGTCCCGTCGGCCGTCACCTCGCCGAGCGTGAACACCGGCAGTTCGCCGGCGCAGTCGGCGACCGCCTCGGGGTCGGTCGTCTGGACGACGAGCCGCCCCGGCGTCTCCTCGAAGGCCGCGATGCGGTCGGGGAGGCGCACGTCGGCGCCCGCCTCGTCGGTCACCAGTTCGGCGAGCGCGACCGCGAGGCCGCCGTCGCTCACGTCGTGGGTCGCGAGCGTCGACTCGTGCCGGGCGACCGCCGCGAGCGACGCGACGCGGTCGGCGAGTCGCTCGCCTTCCGCGTCCGGGAGCGTCGGGAACCGGTCCGTCCCGCCGGCGTGTTCGAGGTACTCGGAGCCGCCGAGCGCGCCCCTGTCGGCCCCGCCCTCGCCGACGACCAGCAGTTCGGAGTCGCCCGCGGCGTCGGCGTCGAGGGCGGCGCGAGGCGCGTCGTACCCCTTCCGAGTGCCGATCAGCGCGAGCGTCGGCGTCGGCGGAATCGGCCCCTCGACGCTGTCGTTGTACAGCGAGACGTTGCCGCCGACGACGGGGGTGTCGAGCGCGTCACAGGCGTCGGCGAGCCCGTCGACGATGCCCTTGAACCCGCCGTACACGTCGGGTTTCTCCGGGTTGCCGCCGTTGAGACAGTCGACCGCGGCCAGCGGGACCGCGCCCTTCGCGGCGAGGTTGGTCGCGTTTTCGAGCGCGACGGCGCGAGCGCCCTCGTAGGGGGCGCTCTCGGTCCATTTCGGGTTCGCGCCGGACGACAGCGCGAGGCCGACGCCCTGTGCGTCGGCGTCGAGCCCGGCGGCGTCGGAGTCCGCGGTCTCGCGGATCGCCATGATCGCGGCGTCGTCGCCGGGTTTCATCGCCGTCCGGACGCCGACCTCGTGGTCGTACTGCCGGTACACCCAGCGCTTGCTCGCGGTCGAGGGCGCGGCGACGACCGCCTCGACGGCCTCGTCGAGGGGCGGTTCGGGCTCCGGCAGGTCTCGCTCTGCCTGCGTGGGAGTCTCGCTCGGGAGGTCGTTCATCGGGGCGCCGTCGGCGAGGTACTCGGCGTCGACGTCGACGACGACTTCGCTTTCGGCGTCGCCGTCGCCCGCGAACTCGCAGACGTAGTTCCCGTCGGTCACGTCGCCGATGACGGAGCAGCCGAGGTCGAAGCGGTCGGCGAGCGCCTCGACGCGCGCCACGTCCTCGGGCGCGACCTCGTAGCACATCCGCTCTTGGCTCTCGGCTAAGAGGATCTCCATCGCGTTCATCTTCGGCTCCCGCTGGTGGACGCTATCGAGGTCGATGCGGGCGCCGAGCCCGCCCTTCGCGACGAGTTCGGAGGAGGCGCCGCCGAGCCCGGCCGCGCCGAGGTCGCGGGCCGACAGCACGAGGTTCTCGTCGACCAAGGCCTCGTTGCACTCGATCAGGCGCTTTTCGGCGTAGGGGTCGCCCACCTGCACCGCGGGCCGGTCTTCCGTCTCGGCGTCCTCGGCGAGGTCCTCGCTCGCGAACGACGCGCCGCCGAGCCCGTCCCGGCCGGTGCCGTTGCCGACGAGGAGGAGTTTGTTGCCCGGCTCCTGTGCGGTCGCGGTCACCAGCCGATCCTCGTTCGTGAGACCGACGCAGGCGACGTTGACGAGGGGGTTCCCCTCGTAGCCGTCGTGGAAGGCGACGCTGCCGCCGACGGTCGGCACGCCGATGCAGTTGCCGTAGTGCGAGATGCCCTCGACGACGCCCTCGAAGAGGTAGCGGGAACGCTCGCGGTCGAAGCCGCCGAAGTACAGCGAGTCGAGCAAGGCGATGGGGTACGCCCCCATCGACATGGTGTCGCGAACGATGCCGCCGACGCCGGTCGCCGCGCCGTCGAACGGGTCGACGAAGGAGGGGTGGTTGTGGCTCTCGACGCCGAAGGTGACGTACTGGTCGCCGTAGTCGTCGGCCGAGCGGTCGGCCGCGGGCACGTCGGCGGCGTCCGGTTCGGGGAGGGCGAGGACTGCCGCGTCGTCACCGGGGCCGACGACGACCTGGTCGCCCTCGCTTTTAAATGCCGACAGCAGGGGTCGCGAGGAGCGGTACGCGCAGTGTTCGCTCCAGAGGTTCTCGAACAGCGCGGCCTCGGCCGCCGTCGGCTCCCGGCCGAGCTCCCCGACGACGAGCTCGTGGTCCGGATCGGACAGACTCATTCACTTACGTGGTTATCGAGCCCGTTCTAATGCTTTTCTATGTGCATGTTCGTGTGGTTTCTCGGGGCCGGCCGCCGAGTCGGCGAGCCGGCGAGCCGCTCGGATCTCGACCTGTCGCCCGGCCGCGAGTTATCGGCGGGCCGCTGCGCGACGGCTTTTATGGAAGTTGCAAGGATAAAAACTCGCCCTTCAGGGCGGGGATACAGCCGACAACTCCTACACAACCCACCGTCGATGGCACTGCCGGATATTCCACGCTGTAGCCGTTATTTTTAACATACTAATACTCATAAGCATTTATGAACACAGTCCGATGTTGGAAACCACCCGAACATATCGAGCGAAAATCGTCAATCACCAACAGGTGAGTGACGACCTCGATGACTGCGGGCACTCAGCATCGAAACTGTGGAACGTCGCACGCTACCACATCCAAGAAGAATGGGACGACATCGGCGAGATTCCGTCCGAAGCCGACCTCAAGCGCGAATTAAAAGACCACGAACGATACAGTGACCTACATTCTCAGTCAAGTCAGCGAGTTCTAGAAGAGCTTGCTGAGTCGTTCAACGGCTGGTTCAAAAAACGCAAGAACAGCGACACAGACGCGAATCCACCGGGATACCGGAAGCGAGGCGACAATCACCCACGCTCCACCGTGACGTGGAAGCAAAACGGCATCAAGCACGACCCCAAGCACAACCAACTCCGTCTGAGCAAGGGTTTCAACCTGAAAAACCACCGCTCTGACTTCATCCTCGCAGAGTACGAAACACGCCCAGACGTGGCCGTAGAGAACATCCAACAGGTTCGAGCCGTGTGGAACGGCGATCGTTGGGAACTTCACCTCGTCTGTAAAGTCGAAATTCCCGTAGATGATGCTCCCGGCGACAACACCGCTGGAATCGACCTCGGCATCAAGAATTACCTCACCATCGCTTACGACAACGGTGACGCCGAGTTGTATCCGGGGAACGTGCTCAAGCAAGACAAGCACTACTTCACCCGCGACGAGTACGATACAGAGGGCGAGAACGGCCCGTCACATCGTGCGCTTCGCGCCCGGCAGAAACTCTCGCGTCGGAAAGACCACTTCCTACACTCGCTCGCCAAGCACATTGTAAAGCAGTGTATCGGCCACGAAGTCGGTCGTATTGCCATCGGTGACTTGAGCGAGATTCGTGAAGACGAGAACGGAGAGTCACGGAACTGGGGTCGAAGCGGGAACAAGAAACTCCACGGCTGGGAGTTTGACCGCTTCACGACGCTCTTGGAGTACAAAGCAGAGGAACACGGAATCCTTGTTGACCGAAAGAGCGAGCGAGATACGAGCAAGACGTGTTCGTGTTGTGGTCGGAAGCGTGACGCGAATCGAGTGGAGCGTGGCTTGTACGTCTGTGAGTCGTGCGGTGCGACGATGAACGCAGACGTGAATGGTGCGGTGAATATTCGCAGAAAGATAACTCAGAATCCCCCATCGGTGGATATGAGTAACGGTCGTTTGGCACGGCCAGCAGTTCGCTTGTTCAACCAAACCTCGGGGCGTTTCGCACCGAGCGAACAGGCGGGTTGTGAACCATAATATCCCAACGCTCGGGAATCCTCGCCCTTCAGGGCGGGGAGGATGTCAAAAAAGAGCGGGCAGCGCGCCGTAGATGACCGCCGCGCCGATGACGCCGACCGCGAGCGACTTCGCGTTCAGCCGCACGGCGCGTCGGCGGTCCGCCGCGAGCGCCTCCGCGTCCTGTACCTGATTGGTCCCGTCGCCGACGTCGAAGACCCCGATGCCGGCGAAGCCGACGCAGAACCGCTCGCGGTACTGGAAGTACCCCATCGCGGCGCCGTACAGCGGGAAAAGCGAGAGGAAAAGCGTCCAGCGGGGCAGTTCCGTCGCGACGATCGCGCCGACGGCGACGACGGCGAGCAGCAGCGACCCGACGCCGAGGAGGAGTCGCCGTCGCTGTTGAGCCGGTCCGATGTTACACACGCCCGGTTGATACTCCATGCGTTCGGGTGGGGCCGCGGCGACGAAAACACACCGGATCCGCACGCCCTCGCCGCCGCCCTGCGACGGGTCCTTTTAATACCGAACGGCCGGTAGTTCCGTCCAAGTAGTTCCATGACGGAAGGGCCACCTCGGGACGACGAGTTGCGGCGCTACGAGCGGATCCTCGACTCGCTCGACGACGCCGTCTACGCCGTGCGTCCCGACGGCACGATCGCGTACGTCAACGAGCGCTACGCGGAGATGAAAGGCGTGAGCCGTGAGTCGCTGCTCGGGACGGAGATCTACGACTGGGTCTCCGAAGACACCGCGGCGAAGGCCAGGGAGGCCCGCCGCGAGATGGCGTCGAGCGACCGCGACGTCGGCACCATCGAGTACCAGTTCCTCACGGCCGACGGGGAGCGGTTTCCGGTCGAGATGCGGTTCACCCGGCTGACCGGCGAGGCGGGCGAGGAACTGAACCGCGTCGGCGTCATCCGCGACATCAGCGGGCGCAAACAACGCGAGGAGACGCTTCGCCGCAAGAACGCCCGGCTCGAAAAGTTCGCGAGCATCGTCTCACACGACCTCCGGAACCCGCTCAACGTCGCGCAGGGCCAACTGGAGCTCGCCCGCGAGGAACACGACTCCGACCACCTCGACGCGGTCGCCCGCGCCCACGAGCGGATGGCGGGACTCATCGACGACCTGCTGACGCTCGCCCGCGACGGCGAGGGCGTCGAAGTGACCGAGACGGTCGCGCTCGACGAGTTCGCGACGGCGTGTTGGGAGGGCGTCGAGACCGGCGCGGCCGCGCTTCGGGTCGAGACCGACCGCACGATCCGCGCGGACCGGAGCCGGCTCCGGCAGATATTCGAGAACCTCCTGCGGAACAGCATCGAGCACGCGGGCGAGGACGTGACGGTGACGGTCGGCGATGTCGACGGCGGCTTCTTCCTCGCCGACGACGGGCCGGGAGTTCCCGAGAGCGACCGCACGAGGGTGTTCGAGGCGGGGTACTCGACGACCGCCGAGGGGACCGGCCTCGGCCTCGAAATCGTCGAGGCCATCGCGACCGCCCACGGGTGGGACGTGTGCGTCACCGACGCCACGGACGGCGGCGCCCGCTTCGAGTTCACCGGCGTCGACGTGCTCGACTGACGGCGCCCCGCGCCCCGCGACCCGGAACGCCGTTCCGCGGTGGCAACGCTGAAAAGGACGCCCCCCGACCGTTCGTCCGTGAAACGAATACAGCTCGGAAACACCGTCTTCGAGGGCGAAAACGACGTGTACTTACTCGACGGCGAGACGACCGCGCTGGTCGACACCGGCGTCGCGCTCCCGGCGGTGCGCGAGGAACTGGAGGCCGGCCTCGCCGAGCACGGGCTGGCGTTCGCCGACGTGGACGCCGTCGCGCTCACGCACTGGCACCCCGACCACTCGGGGCTCGCCGGCGAGATTCAGGCCGCGGGCGACGCCGAGGTGTACGTCCACGAGGCGGACGCGGGCTTAGTCGACGGCAGCGAGACCCCGCTTTTCACCGACCCAGACCTCCAGCGCGAGACCTTCGACCGGTGGGGGATGCCGGCGGCCGACCGTGAGCGGCTGATGGGCTTCTTCGAGTCGGTGAGCGCCGACCTCGGGGGACGCCCCGCGGACGTGACGACCTTCGGCGCCGGCGAGACGGTCGCGGTCGGCGGCGTCGCCCTCGAAGCGATGCACCTGCCGGGCCACACCGCCGGGCTCACGGGGTTCGTCGTCGACCCCCGCGAGGTCCCGGACCACGACCCGGTCGCCGGCGCCGACGCGACCGAAGAGATATTCTCCGGCGACGCCCTCCTGCCGCGGTACACCCCGAACGTCGGCGGCGCGGACGTCCGCGTCGACGGCCCGCTCGCGGCCTACGCCGAGAGCCTCGCGCGGATCGTCGAGCGCGACTTCGACGCCGCCCACCCCGGCCACCGCGAGCGCATCGACGAGCCGAGTCTCCGGGCCGCGACGATCCTCGACCACCACCGCC
This genomic window from Halorubrum sp. PV6 contains:
- a CDS encoding type II toxin-antitoxin system RelE/ParE family toxin yields the protein MTRRDDWTWEFRPPAARAFEGLDTQIQQRLVSKLDDIVTDEWRDPPEYIEPLSGVPHGKIRIGDYRLGAAADRNRGVMVIYDIEHRSGAYHPGDD
- a CDS encoding ribbon-helix-helix domain-containing protein, producing MAETGTNDAGVDDPETTTINVRVTERQLAEIDAVWKEEGYTSRSEFLRHAIRDATDHPGASRSMLASIAAEEYSMRKSESEAISRAEVLEMIDDEA
- a CDS encoding ABC transporter ATP-binding protein, yielding MAHTQSLERTESPRDGDGPHVDATGTSADSVLSLSNVTKAFGPETAVEGVSLDVKPGELLTFLGPSGCGKTTTLRTIAGLEEPTEGEITLGDETVSGDGVFVPPEQRDVGIVFQNFALFPHLTVRENIAFGLSDADEAAVSARVDELLDLVSLPEHGEKTPDQLSGGQKQRVALARSLAPEPDVLLLDEPFSNLDVRLRVEMREEVRRILKAAGVTAVSVTHDQEEALSISDRVAVMNDGQIEQVGRPEAVFERPESKFVASFLGRASFLEGELRNGKVETGIGRFDAVTLEGYDTVYDGAPVDVLVRPDDLRATPASPELADGVIVSRQYVGPSFVYRVELDSGDVVHCLHNHVEEFDLDEPVSLELTADHPLAWYPR
- the purL gene encoding phosphoribosylformylglycinamidine synthase subunit PurL translates to MSLSDPDHELVVGELGREPTAAEAALFENLWSEHCAYRSSRPLLSAFKSEGDQVVVGPGDDAAVLALPEPDAADVPAADRSADDYGDQYVTFGVESHNHPSFVDPFDGAATGVGGIVRDTMSMGAYPIALLDSLYFGGFDRERSRYLFEGVVEGISHYGNCIGVPTVGGSVAFHDGYEGNPLVNVACVGLTNEDRLVTATAQEPGNKLLLVGNGTGRDGLGGASFASEDLAEDAETEDRPAVQVGDPYAEKRLIECNEALVDENLVLSARDLGAAGLGGASSELVAKGGLGARIDLDSVHQREPKMNAMEILLAESQERMCYEVAPEDVARVEALADRFDLGCSVIGDVTDGNYVCEFAGDGDAESEVVVDVDAEYLADGAPMNDLPSETPTQAERDLPEPEPPLDEAVEAVVAAPSTASKRWVYRQYDHEVGVRTAMKPGDDAAIMAIRETADSDAAGLDADAQGVGLALSSGANPKWTESAPYEGARAVALENATNLAAKGAVPLAAVDCLNGGNPEKPDVYGGFKGIVDGLADACDALDTPVVGGNVSLYNDSVEGPIPPTPTLALIGTRKGYDAPRAALDADAAGDSELLVVGEGGADRGALGGSEYLEHAGGTDRFPTLPDAEGERLADRVASLAAVARHESTLATHDVSDGGLAVALAELVTDEAGADVRLPDRIAAFEETPGRLVVQTTDPEAVADCAGELPVFTLGEVTADGTLSLSVGDETVAIDADAIRERRGVIERELA
- a CDS encoding RNA-guided endonuclease TnpB family protein, whose product is MLETTRTYRAKIVNHQQVSDDLDDCGHSASKLWNVARYHIQEEWDDIGEIPSEADLKRELKDHERYSDLHSQSSQRVLEELAESFNGWFKKRKNSDTDANPPGYRKRGDNHPRSTVTWKQNGIKHDPKHNQLRLSKGFNLKNHRSDFILAEYETRPDVAVENIQQVRAVWNGDRWELHLVCKVEIPVDDAPGDNTAGIDLGIKNYLTIAYDNGDAELYPGNVLKQDKHYFTRDEYDTEGENGPSHRALRARQKLSRRKDHFLHSLAKHIVKQCIGHEVGRIAIGDLSEIREDENGESRNWGRSGNKKLHGWEFDRFTTLLEYKAEEHGILVDRKSERDTSKTCSCCGRKRDANRVERGLYVCESCGATMNADVNGAVNIRRKITQNPPSVDMSNGRLARPAVRLFNQTSGRFAPSEQAGCEP
- a CDS encoding PAS domain-containing sensor histidine kinase; the protein is MTEGPPRDDELRRYERILDSLDDAVYAVRPDGTIAYVNERYAEMKGVSRESLLGTEIYDWVSEDTAAKAREARREMASSDRDVGTIEYQFLTADGERFPVEMRFTRLTGEAGEELNRVGVIRDISGRKQREETLRRKNARLEKFASIVSHDLRNPLNVAQGQLELAREEHDSDHLDAVARAHERMAGLIDDLLTLARDGEGVEVTETVALDEFATACWEGVETGAAALRVETDRTIRADRSRLRQIFENLLRNSIEHAGEDVTVTVGDVDGGFFLADDGPGVPESDRTRVFEAGYSTTAEGTGLGLEIVEAIATAHGWDVCVTDATDGGARFEFTGVDVLD
- a CDS encoding MBL fold metallo-hydrolase, with the protein product MKRIQLGNTVFEGENDVYLLDGETTALVDTGVALPAVREELEAGLAEHGLAFADVDAVALTHWHPDHSGLAGEIQAAGDAEVYVHEADAGLVDGSETPLFTDPDLQRETFDRWGMPAADRERLMGFFESVSADLGGRPADVTTFGAGETVAVGGVALEAMHLPGHTAGLTGFVVDPREVPDHDPVAGADATEEIFSGDALLPRYTPNVGGADVRVDGPLAAYAESLARIVERDFDAAHPGHRERIDEPSLRAATILDHHRHRTRRVIDVLADAGPATAWDVSAALFGDLTEIHTLHGPGEAFAHLDHLADAGVVERDGTAYRLIDDDPDVDALFPTTPLDDAVDGASA